In Prunus dulcis chromosome 2, ALMONDv2, whole genome shotgun sequence, a single genomic region encodes these proteins:
- the LOC117619404 gene encoding exopolygalacturonase-like — protein sequence MAMKLNFLAMLLCLLLASTPKAHASVFDVTSATYGAKPGSDVSTALAKAWSDACASPSASKVVVPSGTYKLKEANFRGPCKAPIEMQVQGILQAPADAGQLTRPDTWVGFQYIDMLTLSGGGTFDGQGALSWNQNDCHKNKNCKPLPVNLRFEFLTNSKVQDITSLNSKFFHMHVFRCNHTTFQQLTITAPDESRNTDGIHIGASTAINITHSKIGTGDDCISIGDDSHEITVTDVTCGPGHGISIGSLGKYKEEKDVTGIIVKNCTLTNTENGVRIKTFPDSPSPSTASSIHYEDIIMVNVSNPILIDQLYCPYTQCEQKPPSKVKINNVSFKNIKGSSFTPLAIKLVCTTGIPCENVELTDIDLTYGGNKGPLTSMCSNVKPTITGVTKALGCATSSLAPLPLSKK from the coding sequence ATGGCtatgaaattaaatttcttgGCAATGCTTTTGTGCTTATTGTTAGCATCTACCCCTAAAGCTCATGCTAGTGTGTTTGACGTGACGAGTGCAACATACGGTGCAAAGCCTGGCTCTGATGTCAGTACGGCCTTGGCCAAGGCTTGGAGTGATGCATGTGCATCGCCATCCGCGAGTAAAGTTGTTGTTCCGAGCGGGACATACAAGTTAAAAGAAGCAAATTTCAGAGGCCCCTGTAAGGCTCCTATTGAGATGCAAGTTCAAGGCATATTGCAGGCTCCAGCAGACGCTGGCCAACTCACACGACCGGATACTTGGGTTGGTTTTCAGTACATTGACATGCTCACCTTATCAGGTGGTGGGACTTTTGATGGCCAAGGAGCACTTTCTTGGAATCAAAATGACtgccacaaaaacaaaaattgcaaacctcttCCCGTTAATCTGCGGTTCGAATTCCTCACAAATTCCAAAGTTCAGGACATAACTTCACTTAACAGCAAATTTTTCCACATGCATGTTTTTCGGTGCAACCATACTACATTTCAACAGCTTACCATCACAGCACCTGACGAGAGCAGAAACACAGATGGAATCCATATCGGGGCTTCGACTGCTATCAACattactcattcaaagattgGAACTGGGGATGACTGTATTTCTATTGGTGATGACTCCCACGAAATCACAGTGACTGATGTTACTTGTGGGCCAGGCCATGGAATAAGCATTGGAAGCCTTGGAAAAtataaggaagaaaaggatgTGACCGGGATCATAGTTAAGAACTGCACCCTGACTAATACGGAGAACGGTGTGAGAATCAAAACATTTCCAGATTCTCCTTCGCCTAGCACTGCCTCGAGTATACACTATGAGGATATTATCATGGTTAATGTCAGTAACCCTATCCTCATAGACCAATTGTACTGCCCATATACTCAGTGTGAACAAAAGCCTCCGTCAAAAGTAAAGATCAACAATGTCAGCTTCAAGAACATTAAGGGCTCATCTTTCACTCCACTTGCAATCAAGCTTGTATGTACCACGGGCATAccgtgtgagaatgtggagtTGACTGACATTGATCTCACCTACGGTGGAAACAAAGGCCCTCTTACCTCTATGTGTTCTAATGTCAAGCCCACAATTACTGGCGTGACAAAGGCTCTTGGTTGTGCTACATCGTCCTTGGCACCTCTTCCTTTATCCAAGAAGTAG